The Paenibacillus sp. BIC5C1 DNA segment ATATCAAAAATGAGGCAGGCGAGATTGTTGCAGGTGTGCTTAGTACACTTTGCTGGAACTGGCTGGAGGTTGATATTCTCTGGGTGGATTCAGAACAACGGCATCGGGGATATGGTTCTCAGTTGTTGCTTGAAGTTGAGCGAATTGCGCGAGAGAAATCTTGTGATTTTGTCATGTTGAATACATTCTCATATCAAGCACCGGAATTTTACAAGAAGCATGGCTACCAATTGATCACAACGATCGACAATGCACCGACCGGACACAGTCATTATTATTTTAAGAAGGACCTAACTTAAGACTGTATGCGAAAATAGGACAAATCAGGAGGACTAATATGGTTACCATTAAAGCAATCGAACTTGAGGATTTACCGGCGTTAAGTCAGTTATACAACGAATTGATGGGTACACCGACTAATGAACAACAGATGCAGAAGATGTTTCATTATATCCAGCAAAATGGGCACTACCATGTACTCGGTGCATTTTACAACGGAGAACTGGCCGGATCGGTTATGGGTATTGAATGTATGGATCTGGCAGGTCAGTGCAATCCCTTCATGGTTGTGGAGAATGTGATTGTATCCGATCAGGTACGCAGACAGGGAATTGGTCAGAAGCTTATGCTTCAGATTGAGCACATTGCGAGAGATCTTGGATGTGAATACATGATTCTGGTGTCTGGCGATCAGCGCAAAGAAGCTCATACTTTTTATGAAAAGCTGGGCTTTAAAGATGAGAAAGTTCAGGGTTATCGGAAGCATTTTAATTAATCAATATAGTACGGGAAATGTCTAATCGGTAGGAGGACTACTTGAGGAGCAGGGCGAATAAGGCATAGTCTCGAAATAAATGAACTGATATGAGGGAGGCACTCTCGTGTTCAAAAAATGGGCTAATGTCTTGATGATTCTGAGTTTGGTATTCACTGTATGTTCCCCAACATCCTATGCCGCTGCCAAGACGGTTAAAGTGACCGTGACGCTTGTCAGTGCAGAACTGGTGGAAAACAATTCAGTTGGTAATGAATGGGCCATTGGGGCAAGTGTGAACGGCAAGAGCCTGGAGGAAGGTTCGTCGGTTACGTTGAACCTGAAACCTACAGATACGCTGAAATTGCAAGCAAATGCCGAAGAGCAGGACAAAATCCCTGATCTGGGAAGCAAAAGTATGAACGTTAAGGTTTCTTCCATTTCCAAATCAATCAACAAGACGCTATCGGTTGTCGTGACGGAGAACAGAGGCCGTTATTCGGGTAACACAGCGACGTGGGAGTTCAAGTTTAAGATCAGTAAGAAATAAAATAGGAACTGATCATGAAAAAGAGAGCCTGGCTCTCTTTTTTTTACTTTATACGGATAACTTTGAACTGAAGGAATGTATAGTTTCGGGAAGGGTCTCTCTTTGGTAAAATAAAGAAAGTTATGGGCAGGGACGTATATATTTCAACGTATATATTTTATTAGAAGTTTTAATGAAGACAAAAGGAGGTTAATCAAATCATGCGTATCATAGATAACATTAAAGTCTGGGGGGAGCCGCTGGAGAATGCGGTAAGTCAGGCGGTGACTTGCTCGCAGTATGGAGATGTACTGGGCGTGGCTCTAATGGCGGACCATCACAAAGGATATTCACAGCCTATCGGGGGCGTAGTTGCCTACCGGAACATGATCAGTCCGTCAGGAGTTGGATATGATATTGCCTGTGGAAACAAGGCTGTGCGCACCAACCTGATGTGGG contains these protein-coding regions:
- a CDS encoding GNAT family N-acetyltransferase; translated protein: MTQININPSSPEDSEYVRQQLIVFNAAHVSEELRHRYEELNYNIKNEAGEIVAGVLSTLCWNWLEVDILWVDSEQRHRGYGSQLLLEVERIAREKSCDFVMLNTFSYQAPEFYKKHGYQLITTIDNAPTGHSHYYFKKDLT
- a CDS encoding GNAT family N-acetyltransferase — translated: MVTIKAIELEDLPALSQLYNELMGTPTNEQQMQKMFHYIQQNGHYHVLGAFYNGELAGSVMGIECMDLAGQCNPFMVVENVIVSDQVRRQGIGQKLMLQIEHIARDLGCEYMILVSGDQRKEAHTFYEKLGFKDEKVQGYRKHFN